The Terriglobus roseus region TCTGCACGACGGACGTGATCTCCGCTTCGTTGATCCACGCCGCTTCGGCCGCGTGGGTATCGTCGATGAAGGAACCACCTACGAAGGCCCCGGCAAAGAGCCGCTGACCATCTCTGCCGACGACTTCGCCGCCCTCTTCAAAAATCGCAAGATCGCCATCAAAGCCGCGCTGCTGAACCAGTCGCTTCTGCACGGCGTTGGCAACATCTATGCAGATGAAAGCCTCTTCCGCGCAGGCATCAGACCAACACGCCCGGCAGGCAAGATCAAACGCGCCGAACTCGACAAGCTACACGCATCGCTGCAAGCAGTACTGAAACACGCCATCAAACTCGGTGGTTCTTCCGTCAGCGACTACGTGGATGCCGACGGCGTCCGCGGCTTCTTCCAACTGGAACACCGCGTCTACAGCCGCACCGGCGAACCTTGCTTAGACTGCGGCAAGCCAATCGAGAAAATTGTCGTGGGTGGAAGATCAACGCACTTCTGCAAACACTGCCAGAAGTAGATCAAACAAACAGACGAATCCCAGCGACACCCGCAGCGCCCGCATCCAAGCACGCCTGCGTATTCGCCGCTGTCACGCCACCCAGCGCCAGCACCGGCACATTACCCGCGGCAGCGCATGCCTCACGCAACGCGTCCAACCCGACGCCCTCTGTAACCACTTCCCCGTCCACTCGTTTTTCAAACACCGGTGCAAACAGGATCAGGTCCGCAAACTCCGCAGCGCGACGCACATCACTGATCGTGTGACAGGAAGCACTCACCAGCAAGCCATGATGTGACTGCAGGTTCTGCGAAAACATTGTCGTAGACAGATGCACGCCATCTGCACCGGCCCACTGCGCCAACGCAGCCGTCCCATTCAGAAGCAACTTGGTTTCACCACCGCCATCGCGAATCGCCTGCATCAACGCCCGCGCCAGATCGGCCTGCGCTGCTTCTCCCAAGTCTTTTTCACGCATCTGGACATAGTCCACGCCTTCGCTCGACAGCCGGGCCACCTGCGTAATCAGCGCGTCCTCACGCGAACGTTCATCACCCGGAAACATTTGTCTGTCTGTAATCGCATATCGCAACATGACTTTCACGATACGTCTTATATGAGTCACCGCGCACGCTTTCCGAAGACATTCTTGCTTTCCGTGCATCCCACATAAGACAGACGTTTCGCAGGAGACTCAGGACATGCCCTTTCAGGATCAGGAAGCGCCGCGCCCGCAGCAGCACGAGCCCGAACAACAGGCGCAGGACACGCAGCCCAGCGAAAACCGCGCGGGCACCTCTGCGAAAGATCTGGAAATATCCTTCCGCAATCACATGACCCACACAGTGGGTCGGCCGCTTGAAAACAGCAGCATTCTCGACCAGTACCACGCGCTCGCTGCTGTCGTGCGCGACCGCATGATGGATCAATGGCTGGAAACCATTGAGAACTACAAGCAGCACAACGTCCGCGTGCTCGGCTATCTCAGCGCGGAATATCTCCTCGGTCCACATCTTGAAAATGCACTTCTGAATCTCGATCTGCGACCGCAGATGGAAGAAGCACTTAAAAACGTTGGGCTCGATCTGGCGACTATCGCCGCAGAGGAGCCGGAGCCTGGTCTGGGCAATGGTGGACTTGGACGCCTGGCCGCCTGTTTCATGGATTCACTCTCCACACTTGACGTCCCTGTTCTCGGCTACGGCTTGCGTTATGAATTCGGCATCTTCCGTCAGGAAATCGTCGATGGCTGGCAGGTAGAAAAATCAGACAAATGGTTGCAATACGGCAATCCATGGGAGATCGGCGCATCCACAAGTTACGAGGTCTGTTTCTTCGGCCACACGGAAACATACAACGATGACCAAGGATTACTGCGTCATCGCTGGGTGCCGGAGCACACGGTAAAAGGCATCCCGTATGACACACCCATCCCCGGCTATCAGACGCGTACCGTAAATCGCCTGCGTTTGTGGAAGGCAGCGGCCGTCGACAGCTTTGACCTGAGCATCTTCAACAGCGGCGACTACATGGGCGCAGTGCGTCAGAAGATGGAATCCGAAACCATCAGCAAAGTGTTGTACCCGCCCGACGAACAGATTCAGGGCAAACGCCTGCGACTGATGCAGCAATACTTCTTCACCTCCTGCTCACTGCAGGACATGTTGCGTCTCCATTGCATGCGTGGAGAAAAGCTCAGCACGTTCCATGAGAAGTGGACCATCCAGCTCAACGACACGCATCCTTCCATCGGCATTCCGGAACTGATGCGTCTCCTCATGGACAACCACAACTTCTCCTGGGACGACGCATGGAACGTCACACAGAAGACCTTCGGCTACACGAATCACACTCTTCTGCCAGAAGCGTTGGAACGCTGGCCTCTCGACCTTTTCGGTGGTCTACTGCCGCGTCATCTCGAAATCATTTATGAGATCAACGAACGCTTCCTCGATGACATGCGTTCGCGTTATCCCAATGACGACGCGCGCATGCGCCGCATGAGCATCATTGGAGAAGAAGGTGAACGCAGCGTGCAGATGGCAAAGCTTGCCGTCATCGGCAGCAAGGCCATCAACGGCGTTGCTGAGTTGCACACGCAACTTCTGGAACAGGACACGCTACACGACTACTACGAAACCTTCCCGGAAAGGTTCAGTAACAAGACCAATGGTGTAACGCCGCGCCGTTGGCTGATGCTTAGCAATCCGTGTCTGGTCGATCTCATTAACGAAACCATCGGAACGCGCTGGCACAAAGACCTCTACGGCCTGCGTGGACTCGAGCATTTCGCAGATGACAAGAACTTCCTGGCTCGCTGGCGACAGGCGCAGGAAGGCTGCAAATCAAGCCTCGCAAAATACATCTCACAGAACCTCAGCATCACAGTCGATCCCGCCTCCATGTTTGATGTGCACGTGAAACGCATTCACGAGTACAAGCGCCAACACCTGAAGGCATTGCACATCCTCTCGCTCTACTGCCAGATCAAGAACGGAACACTGAAGAACCCCACGCCCACCACGTACCTCTTCGGTGGCAAAGCCGCTCCCAGCTACGTCATGGCAAAACTCATGATCAAGCTGGTGTGCAGTGTTGCGGATCTTGTAAACAACGATCCCGCCACGCGCGACGTGATGAAGGTAGTTTTCTTACCCAACTATTCCGTATCGCTCGGCCAGCACATCTATCCCGCTGCTGACCTCTCGGAACAGATCTCCACCGCAGGCAAAGAAGCCAGTGGCACGGGCTGCATGAAGATGATGATGAACGGCGCCGTGACCATCGGCACGCTCGACGGAGCCAACATTGAAATTCGCAAGGAGTGCGGCGAAGAAAACTTCTTCCTCTTCGGACTCACGGCTCCACAGATCGCAGACACACTACATGCTGGCTACCAACCGCGTGCCTATTACGAACGCAGTCCCCTGCTGAAGGAAGTGATGGATGGCATCACATCGGGCCGCTTCTTCGGCGGCAACAGCGCTACCTTTGCTCCGCTGGTAGATAACCTTCTCAGTTGGGATCCATTCTTCGTACTCGCCGACTTCGATAGCTACGACACCGTTCACACGCAGGTAAGCGACGCCTATCGCGATACAAACGCCTGGGGCCGCATGTCACTGCTGAACACAGCACGCTCCGGCAAGTTCTCCTCGGACCGCACCATCCGCGAGTACTGCCGCGACATCTGGAAGCTGCCGGTAGGCTAGCGCTCAGCATCCACTGCTTGCTGCACCGTACGCCAGGAGGCAGCGCGCATTTTGCTGTGCTCGCTGCCGGTGGCTTGATCCCAATCTCCAAGCATCACCACCACCAGCTTTCGCTGCGGATCAATCAGTGTGGACTGACCAAAGATTCCCAGCGCCGCAAAGCTGCCGTCAGGCTGCGGCCACCAACCGTAGCCATATGCAGCGCCTCCAGCCTTCACCTGCGGCTTTGTAGCCTCTGCAAACCAGCCATCGGGAACTTGCGATCCGCCACCGTCCATCACCCACAATCCCAACCGCCCAAAGTCCCGCAGTGAAGCTGACAGCCCCGACCCGCCAAACTCTTCACCAGCCGGACCGGCATCATTCGCAATCCACGTAGCATCGTGCTCCATCCCGGCGTGGCTCCAGATGGCCGCCGACAACTGCTCAGCAAGCGTCTTCCCCGTCGCGCGACGCAACAACACCCCCAGCAGGTCTGTCTCGCCCGTGTTGTAGTGCCAGACGCTCCCCGGCGCGGCGGCACGCGTCAGTGTCCGCATGTATTCCACCGTCGCGTCTTTCCCCGGTGCCACAGCCGTCGTGTACAGGCGAACATTGTCGGCATCCGCCGAGGTGTAATTCTCATTCCACCGAACGCCGCTGGTCATGGTCATCAACTGCCGGACCGTCACGCCGTCATAGGCGCTGCCCTTCATCTCCGGCAGATAGACCGTCACGCCGTCGTCCAGCGAGCGCAACTTGCCCTGCCGGAGCGCCACCCCAACCAGCGTGTCCGTAACAGCCTTGGTCATGGAAAAACTGGTCCAATGCCCTGCAGCGGTCAATCCTAGACCGTAACGCTCATTCCGAACCCGGCCATCCTGCAAAATCAAAACCCCGGCCAGATGTTCCGCCTGCATCAGGTCGCCAATCTGAGCCTCCGGCAACAGCGGCTTGCCAATGGGAAGCAAACGCACGTTCCCACCCCGTGCCACCCGGTGGACAGGAAAAACACGGTCCATGTGCGCAAAGCGGTCGTCGCGCTGCTCCTGCGTCCAGGTCAGATCCGCCGCCAAACGCTGCCCAACAGACGCCTCTGGCTTCTTCTGTGCCAGCCCGCTACGGACCGTCAATAACTCAATCAAAATCAGAATGACAAGCGAAAATTGCACGAAAACCCCTGAGGAAGCCTGTGGGTGATCTGTGGAAAGCGTCCGGCGCACTCACAGAACTGTAACTTTTGCCACGGATTGGATGCAATCTAGGCAGTCCGCATAACCCGCTTATTAACTGTAGCTTCCACGCAAATTCTGGCGGACCGAAATGGTCGGAAAGGTTCAATAGCGAACAAGTGGCTTATCCTGCCGCGCGTCTTCCACAGTTTTTTCCACAGAAGGGGCGGCTCCAGAGGAGTAATCTACGGCACTTTTTCGACAACAGAAACGGGGAGCAGAACATGAAGTTCTGCTCCCCGTTTGGTAGATCGCTTTTGATTTACTTCGCGGGCGTCTTAGCAGCCGGACGCGGAGCAGCCGAGCGCGGTGTAGCCGCCGGTGCGGGACCTGCCGGAGCAGCAACGCCAGCCTGCGCGTTGTAGGCTTCGATCACAGCGCGGGTAACATCAGTCTTCTCGTTGGCCCACAGAACGTTGCTCTGCTGACCGCTGACATCCAGCAGCAGGGTGAAGCCATTGTCAGAAGCGTACTTCTGCATCACGGCGTTTACCTTGCCAGCCAGACGGCCATAGGCTTCCTGCAGATCGTTCTGGTAGGCAGCCTGTGCATCCTCACCGTCGCGCTGAAGCTGCTTCTGCTTCGCGTCGATGGTGCGCACACGGCTCTGACGATCATCGTCAGAAATGGTGGTCGCAGCCTGGAGCTGCTTCTGCAGGCTGTCTACTTCCGTCTGCTCACCCTGAATCTTGGTCTTCTGGGGTTCATACTTCTTGCCCAGAGCGGCAACTGCCTGCTGACCTTCGTTGGTGGCAAAGACAGCCTGTTCAAAGGCAATCAGGCCGACCTTCGCCGGAATGGCTTCGGGCTTCACTGCGGGTGCAGCTGCTGCCGGTGCGGGCGAGGCCTGTGCGAAAACAGCGGGAGACGACGCAAGAGTAATGAGGCCGACGGCGAGCGTCGCAAACTTCGAGACACGGTTCATGAGATCTGGTAAAGCTCCTTGGGACACCTGAAGGTCCGTCGAAGGCCCGACGCCGTGGAAGCGGTCGCCGTTAGCCCTTGCCGCGGTGGCCGTGGTTCCCGAAGACGCACCAAAACGGAGCGTCCGGGAGGTCGCGCGCAATGCACCGATTATATCCCGCACTGTTCCGTTGCGGTCAATCCGCCGGATTACGCCGCGGCCGTCGGCACCAGCGAAGCCGTTCGCCCAATCACCGCCGCGCCCGTCACCACCGTCTCTGGGTTATGCGGATGGATCTCCACGGAGAACGCCTGCAGGGGGCTCAACCGCACCATCTGCTGAATGTAGTGGTTCAGCAACTGCAGCTCCACAAAGCGCACGTTATACCCCGTCAGGTAGAACTTGCCCGCGCCACTCACATGGATCGAGCTCGCCGTCCCCGCCGCTAACGCCTTGTGCCACAGTTTCTTAAACTCAATGCAGCGCTGGTCGCCCTTGTCCGCCGCCTCGAAGACATCCTCCGGTTCCATATCCAGGAACCGCAGACGCATGGCCCTGTGGCCCATAATGCCTTCGATGTGGCCGCGCCCGCCGCATCCGCAATAGGTTTCGCGATCATCCAGCGTCACCACGGTATGGCCACCTTCTCCGACACCTTCTACCAGTGGATAGCGCCCAAAGCCGATACCGGTGCCGATCGTCCACACGCGAATCATGCTGTCCAGTTTGCCTTGCTGATGCGCCAGACCGGCAGCCACACCATCGGCATCGTTCACCGCCGTCACAGGAAGCTCGACTCCGTGCTCCTTCAGCAGATGGCAGATCTCCGCTTCAATGCGAGCGCCTTTCATCTGCGGAAGATTCGGCGAATCCTCCACCACTCCATGCCGCACCAGTCCGGGCAGCGCCACACCGATCCCTGCCAACGTCACATCCGGGTTGGCCTTGATGACGGCAAGAATCTGGTCACAAAGTGCCGCAATCAGATGTTCGCGCGGCATCTCCACCAGTGCGTCTTCATACAACTCATCTTCCGGGTAGGAATGAATGCGATCAATCGTCCCATCCCGCCTCAGCAAACCGGCGATGATGCGCTTAGAAAGAACAACTCCGATAGTGCATGTCTGACCGTTCATAACCGCAACCTTTGCTTTCCCGACAGCCGCTGGCCCCGAAGTGAACACGCGAGGGAGTCAGGGGTTAAAACAGCAGGTGCCGTGCCGGGGATTATCCGCTGATAAATAGATCAGACGCAAGCAAAAAGCAGTCGGATGCTCGTCATGTCACAGCATCCGGCTGCCTGAAGGTCTGCATCCCGTAAGACGTAACCGCTTACTTCGCTGCGGCGTTCTGCTGCTTGAGCCAGTTATAGAGCGGCGCAAAGTACTCCATCATCGGCCCGGCATCCAGGTGATCGCTGCCTGTCATCGTCTTCAATGTCTGCTGCCACGGCTGCGACTGCCCTGCCATCAACATCGTATTCAGCTTGTCGCCCGCAGCCTTCGATCCATAGAACGAGCACCGATTCAACGGCCCCTTATAACCACTGGCATCGCACATCGCCTTATAGAACTGGAACTGGTAAATCCGTGCCAGGAAATAACGCACATACGGAACGTTTGATGGAACGTGCATCTTCGCACCCGGATCAAAGTCTGCCTCGCTGCGTTCCACCGGCGGCGCCACGCCCTGATATTTCTCGCGCAACTGCCACCACGCTTTGTTGTAATCCGCAGGCTTGATCTCGCCGCTGAACACCTGCCAACGCCACGTATCCAACGCCAACGCAAACGGCAGGAACGCAATCTTATCCAGCGCCGTACGAAGCTGCAGTGGAATATCCGCTTCCGCAGGCGGCTCACTGTCCGTCAATCCAATCTTCTTCAGATACGACGGCGTAATGCTCAAAGCAATGGCATCACCAATGGCTTCATGAAAGCCATCGTTCGCACCGCTCCGAAAGATCATCGGCTGCTGGTTATACGCACGCTGATAGAAGTTATGTCCCAGCTCATGATGCACCGTGGTGAAGTAATCATCATTCACCTCAATGCACATCTTCACTCGCAGGTCCTCGACCTGATCCACATCCCACGCACTGGCATGACACACCACATCGCGGTCACGCGGATGCACAAACTGCGACCGCTCCCAGAACGTCTTCGGCAACGGCTGAAACCCAAGTGAGGTAAAGAAGCTCTCGCCATACTTCACCATGTCTTCTGCAGCCGCCAGCTTTTGCTTCTGCAGTTCGTCCGATCCTGCACCAGGCGAATCCGTGATCTTGAAAATGCGGTGATCCTTCTCAGCAATCTGCCGACTCAGCGCCGCCTCAAGATTCACCGGCTTAAACTGCGCCAGCTTCGGATCAGTCGGCGCAACAACGTCATAGATATTGCCCCACTCCTGCGCCCACGTATTGCCCAGCAACTGCGCGGGAATCATGCCATCTTTGCGATCCGCAGCAGCACCATACTTCGCAATCAACCGATGCCGCACATACGTGTGCAACTCACGATACAGCGGCTCAAGCTGCGCCCACGCACGATTCACCTCCGCAGAAAACTGCGCAGGAGTCATGTCGTAACCGGCACGCCACAAGTCACCAGTGTCCTTGTATCCCTGTTCCTTCGCACCAATGTTCTGCAGCTCAATGAAGCGTTCGTAATCCTTGCGCATGGGCGCGCCCACGCTATGCCACCCCACCCACACCTTCGTGAGTTCGTTCGCATCGCGCGTCTTCGCCATGAAGGTGTCCACATCATCCACGCCCATGCACTTGCCGGATGCATCGCAATACTTGCCCTTGCCATACGCACCCGTCAGCGACGCAGCCAGCCGAGTCTCCTCCGCCAGCAACTTCGGATCATGTGGCGCAGCAGGCGCACCCACCTGCAACAACATCATCTGCCGACGCATCTCCGTAGGCAGCGTCACCTTGTCAAAGCGATGACTCTCTTCAATCAAATCCAGCGACAGCTTCGAGCCCTGCTCATTCAGCAGCGCCGTCGTAGCTTCACTGTCCTCATTGATGTACGTCTCCGCCAACCACTCCGCATGGCTTCCGTCGGTAGCAGCTTTCAACAACGCAGCATTCGCACGATCCAGAAAAGCCTTCGCCTCTGCAACAGTCGGTGGCGCAGTAGAAGGCTTTTGAGCAACAGCGGAAACGACAAGCGAACAGGCTAAAAGTACGGAGGGAATACGCATGCCGGAAGTCTACTGCTTCGCAAAGCAGGAGTGGTAGTTTTGATGTGCCCATCGGCACTGCGAAATCGTATCTACAGAAAGAGGAGTGACCTATGTCCGTTCGTGTCTGGCATCAACTCACGCTTGCACTTGCGACGCTCCTTCCGCTTTCAACCTCGTTCGCACAACAACCTGCGCGACATTTCGAAATCACTGCCGTACGCGAAAACCGCAGCGGTTCGGAGCACGATAACGGCGTCAATATCAACGGCACCAAAATCTCCGCGACCAACCTTTCGTTGCGCATCATGATTCAGCAAGCCTATGGCGTCTTAGACTTCCAGATCATCAGCGGCCCCAACTGGCTCTCCACCGCGCGCTTTGACCTCCAGGCTGATACAGGCGACGGCCAGCCCATTTCCAACGCGGAATTCGGCCCGCTCCTGCAGCAACTCCTCGTAGATCGCTTCCACCTCACCGTGCATCACGAGACGCGCCCCATGAAGGAATACGCGCTTACCATCGCCAACGGTGGTCCCAGGCTGCAGGCGACAACAGGCCAGCCACAGAACTCCATGCAGGGCATCAATCAAAACGCCACGCAGGGCACTGCGAAGATGATCGGCACCGGCATCCCCATGTCGGCGCTTGCATACCGTATCGCACAGCAGCGTCCGTTCCGCGGCAATCTCGTCATCGACAAGACCGGCCTGACCGGCTTTTACGACATCACCCTGGAATGGGAAGCGGGTGACAACGCCGCTTCATCGCTCATCACATCGCTGCAACAGCAACTAGGTTTAAAACTCATCTACGAAAAGATGCCCGTCGACGTACTAGTGATCGACCATGCCGAAAAACCATCAGAGAACTGAGAGCTGCCTCTTATCTCTACACATGACAGAGGCCCGGCAAACGTCGCCGGGCCCTATTTCCTGGGAGAAGGAACTGCGTTCTATCTCTACGGAACCGCGTGTTTGAGGCGGTCAGAAATAGAACGACGACAGCAAAATCTTTTCCGCGATTACGCCTCTGCCTTACCGGCGAAACCGGCGACAGCACACGGAACCATCATCATGGCGATAAACGCGAAGGCAACAATCAGATCATGCATAACGTTTCTCACTTCCTGCGAGGGGCTGTCCTCTCGACAACATGAGAATCTCGCCTGACGCATACCCCGGGCCATTCACCAAAAGCAGCCTCCACCAATCCTCGGTGGCATGCGTCATAACACGCCATCGCGCAAGATGTACCACCTATGGGTGAGGGCTATCATCAAGGAGTCCATCGGCACTTCAAGTGCCCGCCACGATTCCCCCGAACGAGGCCTCACATTTTGCGATCTCTTCTTCTGGCCTGCGCTCTGCTGGCAACGTGTCTGTCGTCGCACGCACAAACCATCGATAGTGATCACGATGGCTTGTCCGACGCGTTGGAAACCGCGCTTCTCCAGCAATTTGCACCAACGCTCATGGTCAGCACCAACGACTGTTCGACACTACCCGCGCAGTTCAAACCGGACATTGCAACGCCGACTCCGGAAGCCGATAACGGCACGCTCTACGGCCAGGCCACCCCACGACGCGTACGCGGTCAGAACGCCATCGAGCTGCACTTCTACCATCTGTGGCGCAGAGATTGCGGCCGACTAGGCCACACACTGGACACGGAACACGTAGCAGCCCTTCTCATACCCGAAGGCAAGCAGCATGACGATCCGAAGTCATGGAAAGCGAAGTTCTGGTATGCCGCAGCACACGAAGACACAGTCTGCGACGCCAGCCAGATAACTCGCGCTTCCACCCTGCACGCAGAGCACGACGGCGCCATGATCTGGGTCTCCGACGGCAAGCACGCATCGTTCCTGAACGCAGAGCTCTGCAATCACGGCTGCGGCGGCGATGTATGCCGCAACAGCTATGAAGCCCCGCGCCTTCCCGTAGTGAATCTCGGCGAACCGGGCGCAGCGATGAACGGTGCCGTCTGGATGACCTCGACGCAATGGCCGCTGATGGACAAGGTAAGCCGAAGCGACTTCACCGACGCAAGACTCGAACGCCTATTGCGCTTGCCCACAACCGACGTCGCATGGGCCACCCCAGAGAAGCGCCCAGCACAGGGAGCCATCCTGGGTGGCAACGCGGCCATCGACGGCGCGCTCACAGGCGCTCGCTCCACAGACACAGCCATCGCCATCGCGGGCAGTCACACCGGCAGCGCTCTCGGCACGGCCACACACGCAACGGGGCACGCCCTCTCACGATCGCTGCACGCAGTCGGCAAAGCACTCGGCGCGTCCACAACCTCTCCAACAACCGAGAGCGCAACAGACGATCCAAAGAAGAAACAATAGAGCAGGAACGGTATCCTTACTCAATGAGTGAGACGCAATTCCGCCTGCGCCAGTGCGGCCCCGGCGATGAACAGATGCTGTCGCTGGTAGGCGGTGCCAGCTTTCTCGAGGCCTTCGCCGATGTCCTGGACGCCCCGGACATCCTCGCGCACTTTCACAAGAACCACTCGCCAGAGATGTACGAAAAGTACATGGCCATGCCCACCGGCCGTGTCACCGTCGCAGAAGTCCCACCGGGCAATGTGCCCGTGGGTTACATCATCTGCTGCGAGCCAGACTTCCCCATCGAAACACTTCCCAGCGACTACGAACTGCGTCGCATCTATCTGCTGCATCGCTTTCAGGGTCTCGGCATTGGCAAAGCGTTGATGGATCGCGCCATCGAGTACACCCGCGAACTCGGGCGCAAGCGCCTCATCCTCGGCGTCTACGGCAAGAACCACGCAGCCATCCGCTTCTACGAAAAAGCAGGCTTCACGCAGATTGGCGAACGCTTCTTCACAGTAGGCAGCACCACCCACCACGACGCCGTCATGGCTCGCGAA contains the following coding sequences:
- a CDS encoding OmpH family outer membrane protein — its product is MNRVSKFATLAVGLITLASSPAVFAQASPAPAAAAPAVKPEAIPAKVGLIAFEQAVFATNEGQQAVAALGKKYEPQKTKIQGEQTEVDSLQKQLQAATTISDDDRQSRVRTIDAKQKQLQRDGEDAQAAYQNDLQEAYGRLAGKVNAVMQKYASDNGFTLLLDVSGQQSNVLWANEKTDVTRAVIEAYNAQAGVAAPAGPAPAATPRSAAPRPAAKTPAK
- a CDS encoding GNAT family N-acetyltransferase, which codes for MSETQFRLRQCGPGDEQMLSLVGGASFLEAFADVLDAPDILAHFHKNHSPEMYEKYMAMPTGRVTVAEVPPGNVPVGYIICCEPDFPIETLPSDYELRRIYLLHRFQGLGIGKALMDRAIEYTRELGRKRLILGVYGKNHAAIRFYEKAGFTQIGERFFTVGSTTHHDAVMAREV
- a CDS encoding glycogen/starch/alpha-glucan phosphorylase — protein: MPFQDQEAPRPQQHEPEQQAQDTQPSENRAGTSAKDLEISFRNHMTHTVGRPLENSSILDQYHALAAVVRDRMMDQWLETIENYKQHNVRVLGYLSAEYLLGPHLENALLNLDLRPQMEEALKNVGLDLATIAAEEPEPGLGNGGLGRLAACFMDSLSTLDVPVLGYGLRYEFGIFRQEIVDGWQVEKSDKWLQYGNPWEIGASTSYEVCFFGHTETYNDDQGLLRHRWVPEHTVKGIPYDTPIPGYQTRTVNRLRLWKAAAVDSFDLSIFNSGDYMGAVRQKMESETISKVLYPPDEQIQGKRLRLMQQYFFTSCSLQDMLRLHCMRGEKLSTFHEKWTIQLNDTHPSIGIPELMRLLMDNHNFSWDDAWNVTQKTFGYTNHTLLPEALERWPLDLFGGLLPRHLEIIYEINERFLDDMRSRYPNDDARMRRMSIIGEEGERSVQMAKLAVIGSKAINGVAELHTQLLEQDTLHDYYETFPERFSNKTNGVTPRRWLMLSNPCLVDLINETIGTRWHKDLYGLRGLEHFADDKNFLARWRQAQEGCKSSLAKYISQNLSITVDPASMFDVHVKRIHEYKRQHLKALHILSLYCQIKNGTLKNPTPTTYLFGGKAAPSYVMAKLMIKLVCSVADLVNNDPATRDVMKVVFLPNYSVSLGQHIYPAADLSEQISTAGKEASGTGCMKMMMNGAVTIGTLDGANIEIRKECGEENFFLFGLTAPQIADTLHAGYQPRAYYERSPLLKEVMDGITSGRFFGGNSATFAPLVDNLLSWDPFFVLADFDSYDTVHTQVSDAYRDTNAWGRMSLLNTARSGKFSSDRTIREYCRDIWKLPVG
- a CDS encoding TIGR03435 family protein; translation: MSVRVWHQLTLALATLLPLSTSFAQQPARHFEITAVRENRSGSEHDNGVNINGTKISATNLSLRIMIQQAYGVLDFQIISGPNWLSTARFDLQADTGDGQPISNAEFGPLLQQLLVDRFHLTVHHETRPMKEYALTIANGGPRLQATTGQPQNSMQGINQNATQGTAKMIGTGIPMSALAYRIAQQRPFRGNLVIDKTGLTGFYDITLEWEAGDNAASSLITSLQQQLGLKLIYEKMPVDVLVIDHAEKPSEN
- a CDS encoding serine hydrolase domain-containing protein, with product MQFSLVILILIELLTVRSGLAQKKPEASVGQRLAADLTWTQEQRDDRFAHMDRVFPVHRVARGGNVRLLPIGKPLLPEAQIGDLMQAEHLAGVLILQDGRVRNERYGLGLTAAGHWTSFSMTKAVTDTLVGVALRQGKLRSLDDGVTVYLPEMKGSAYDGVTVRQLMTMTSGVRWNENYTSADADNVRLYTTAVAPGKDATVEYMRTLTRAAAPGSVWHYNTGETDLLGVLLRRATGKTLAEQLSAAIWSHAGMEHDATWIANDAGPAGEEFGGSGLSASLRDFGRLGLWVMDGGGSQVPDGWFAEATKPQVKAGGAAYGYGWWPQPDGSFAALGIFGQSTLIDPQRKLVVVMLGDWDQATGSEHSKMRAASWRTVQQAVDAER
- a CDS encoding M2 family metallopeptidase, coding for MRIPSVLLACSLVVSAVAQKPSTAPPTVAEAKAFLDRANAALLKAATDGSHAEWLAETYINEDSEATTALLNEQGSKLSLDLIEESHRFDKVTLPTEMRRQMMLLQVGAPAAPHDPKLLAEETRLAASLTGAYGKGKYCDASGKCMGVDDVDTFMAKTRDANELTKVWVGWHSVGAPMRKDYERFIELQNIGAKEQGYKDTGDLWRAGYDMTPAQFSAEVNRAWAQLEPLYRELHTYVRHRLIAKYGAAADRKDGMIPAQLLGNTWAQEWGNIYDVVAPTDPKLAQFKPVNLEAALSRQIAEKDHRIFKITDSPGAGSDELQKQKLAAAEDMVKYGESFFTSLGFQPLPKTFWERSQFVHPRDRDVVCHASAWDVDQVEDLRVKMCIEVNDDYFTTVHHELGHNFYQRAYNQQPMIFRSGANDGFHEAIGDAIALSITPSYLKKIGLTDSEPPAEADIPLQLRTALDKIAFLPFALALDTWRWQVFSGEIKPADYNKAWWQLREKYQGVAPPVERSEADFDPGAKMHVPSNVPYVRYFLARIYQFQFYKAMCDASGYKGPLNRCSFYGSKAAGDKLNTMLMAGQSQPWQQTLKTMTGSDHLDAGPMMEYFAPLYNWLKQQNAAAK
- a CDS encoding ROK family protein — protein: MNGQTCTIGVVLSKRIIAGLLRRDGTIDRIHSYPEDELYEDALVEMPREHLIAALCDQILAVIKANPDVTLAGIGVALPGLVRHGVVEDSPNLPQMKGARIEAEICHLLKEHGVELPVTAVNDADGVAAGLAHQQGKLDSMIRVWTIGTGIGFGRYPLVEGVGEGGHTVVTLDDRETYCGCGGRGHIEGIMGHRAMRLRFLDMEPEDVFEAADKGDQRCIEFKKLWHKALAAGTASSIHVSGAGKFYLTGYNVRFVELQLLNHYIQQMVRLSPLQAFSVEIHPHNPETVVTGAAVIGRTASLVPTAAA
- a CDS encoding thiamine phosphate synthase, producing the protein MLRYAITDRQMFPGDERSREDALITQVARLSSEGVDYVQMREKDLGEAAQADLARALMQAIRDGGGETKLLLNGTAALAQWAGADGVHLSTTMFSQNLQSHHGLLVSASCHTISDVRRAAEFADLILFAPVFEKRVDGEVVTEGVGLDALREACAAAGNVPVLALGGVTAANTQACLDAGAAGVAGIRLFV
- the mutM gene encoding bifunctional DNA-formamidopyrimidine glycosylase/DNA-(apurinic or apyrimidinic site) lyase, encoding MPELPEVETVANGVNERVRGARIDAVTIGPHKEPLKSTPSHIEETLTGAKIEHVRRVGKTIVMDVKQRNKKPAQATIHLGMTGRLLVSQRDVPVPPHTHVNIHLHDGRDLRFVDPRRFGRVGIVDEGTTYEGPGKEPLTISADDFAALFKNRKIAIKAALLNQSLLHGVGNIYADESLFRAGIRPTRPAGKIKRAELDKLHASLQAVLKHAIKLGGSSVSDYVDADGVRGFFQLEHRVYSRTGEPCLDCGKPIEKIVVGGRSTHFCKHCQK